From the genome of Phytohabitans rumicis, one region includes:
- a CDS encoding NAD(P)/FAD-dependent oxidoreductase, whose protein sequence is MSDFNASRAQDTTYDVVVLGSGLAGSVLAACLARNGARVLIVDAGTHPRFAIGESTIPYTSMMMRLVSERYGVPELKWLTTFEAVHAKVSTSGGVKRNFGFLYHRPGEEQDPRQTNMFPIPKITHTENHFFRQDTDNWMLMVAARYGATVRQQVRISSVDIDESGVTVRHDRGEPFHAKFIVDASGFRSFLAEQFSLREEPTRLRHHSRSLFTHMVGVRPYDEIAPKSRYHHPSPWHEGTLHHIFPGGWMWVIPFDNHPRATNPLCSVGVNYDPRIHPVPDCTPEEEFRRFIAQFPGIEPQFARARAVRDWTRTGRLQYSPNQTVGYRWCLTSHAAGFIDALFSRGLSNTMEIINVLVQRLLDAIKDDDFAVERFEAVQELEQGQLDFNDDLVANAYTSFGDWRLWDAWFRVWSLSQILATFEVNKAYAQFVDSRDPSVLSRMEKPWWRVTLSTFDPSRVKNADHVAVLKLLTEVGRKMQAVQAGEAEAGQTAEEITALLRAADFVPPAFGLAEPDNQWTDASVPKILSTLRWAKRKAPPSIGELTYDGLTLFMKKRFAKGEFEPIEEIKQILAGWPVIGRRLRVPEPK, encoded by the coding sequence GTGAGCGATTTCAATGCCAGCAGGGCGCAGGACACGACGTACGACGTGGTGGTCCTGGGGTCCGGTCTGGCCGGTTCGGTGCTGGCAGCGTGCCTGGCACGCAACGGCGCCCGGGTGCTGATCGTGGACGCCGGCACCCATCCCCGGTTCGCCATCGGCGAGTCCACGATCCCGTACACGTCGATGATGATGCGGCTGGTCAGCGAGCGGTACGGCGTACCGGAGCTGAAGTGGCTGACGACGTTCGAGGCCGTGCACGCGAAGGTGAGCACCAGCGGCGGGGTGAAGCGCAACTTCGGCTTCCTCTACCACCGGCCGGGCGAGGAGCAGGATCCGCGCCAGACCAACATGTTCCCGATCCCGAAGATCACCCACACCGAGAACCACTTCTTCCGGCAGGACACCGACAACTGGATGCTCATGGTGGCGGCGCGCTACGGCGCGACGGTGCGGCAGCAGGTGCGCATCTCCTCCGTCGACATCGACGAGAGCGGCGTGACCGTGCGGCACGACCGGGGCGAGCCGTTCCACGCGAAGTTCATCGTGGACGCCAGCGGCTTCCGGTCGTTCCTGGCCGAGCAGTTCTCGCTCCGTGAGGAGCCGACCCGGCTGCGGCACCACTCGCGCAGCCTGTTCACCCACATGGTCGGGGTCCGCCCGTACGACGAGATCGCGCCGAAGAGCCGCTACCACCACCCGAGCCCGTGGCACGAGGGCACGCTGCACCACATCTTCCCCGGCGGCTGGATGTGGGTGATCCCGTTCGACAACCATCCGCGGGCGACCAATCCACTGTGCAGCGTGGGGGTGAACTACGACCCGCGCATCCATCCGGTGCCGGACTGCACGCCCGAGGAGGAGTTCCGCCGGTTCATCGCCCAGTTCCCGGGCATCGAGCCGCAGTTCGCCCGCGCGCGGGCGGTGCGCGACTGGACCCGCACCGGTCGCCTCCAGTACTCGCCGAACCAGACGGTCGGCTATCGCTGGTGCCTCACCTCGCACGCGGCCGGGTTCATCGACGCGCTCTTCTCCCGCGGGCTGTCCAACACCATGGAGATCATCAACGTGCTCGTCCAGCGGCTGCTGGACGCGATCAAGGATGACGACTTCGCGGTCGAGCGGTTCGAGGCGGTCCAGGAGCTGGAGCAGGGCCAGCTCGACTTCAACGACGACCTGGTGGCCAACGCGTACACGTCGTTCGGGGACTGGCGGCTGTGGGACGCCTGGTTCCGGGTCTGGTCGCTGAGCCAGATCCTGGCCACGTTCGAGGTGAACAAGGCGTACGCCCAGTTCGTCGACAGCCGCGACCCGTCCGTGCTGAGCCGCATGGAGAAGCCGTGGTGGCGGGTCACACTGTCCACTTTCGACCCGAGCCGGGTGAAGAACGCCGACCACGTCGCGGTGCTGAAGCTGCTGACCGAGGTCGGCCGCAAGATGCAGGCCGTACAGGCGGGCGAGGCCGAAGCCGGACAGACGGCGGAGGAGATCACCGCACTGCTGCGCGCCGCCGACTTCGTGCCGCCGGCCTTCGGGCTGGCCGAACCGGACAACCAGTGGACCGACGCCAGCGTCCCGAAGATCCTCTCCACGCTGCGCTGGGCCAAGCGGAAGGCGCCGCCGTCGATCGGCGAGCTGACGTACGACGGGCTGACCCTCTTCATGAAGAAGCGGTTCGCCAAGGGCGAGTTCGAGCCCATCGAGGAGATCAAGCAAATCCTTGCCGGCTGGCCCGTGATCGGCCGCCGGCTGCGCGTGCCCGAGCCCAAGTGA
- a CDS encoding NAD(P)/FAD-dependent oxidoreductase, with amino-acid sequence MSELTSAEKPLYDVAILGSGFAGSMLGCILARNGAKVLMVDAKAHPKFAIGESTIPNMLVSLRTMAERYQVPELLALSTYTGCQRIISPWHGVKNHFGFLNHQEGKQQDPMQLTMFNFPKLLHETAHMYRQDTDAYLFHAAIKYGCVARLNFTIADVDFEDSHVTVSSTRGEQFRARYVVDSSGYRSPLAQKFNLRDDPCRFKHHSRAIWNHMLTVPSTDAVFKRAKADTPPVPWYEGTVHHLFERGWFWIIAFDNHKSSRNPLCSVGLTMDERRYPQREGASAEDEFWEHAARFPDIARQFEGAQPMREWVRTDRLQYSSKQTVGDRWVLLAHAAAFLDPLFSRGLSNTCEAVNVLAWRILRAVKDDDFSADRFADVEKRQQALFDGNDKLVNAAYISFEDYDLWTAVFRIWAWGSNAGTFRAHEAFRRWRADGDDRHLIELENTENPGLHWSDHVGYGELFNDMVRQCDDFEAGRINAREAADALYDHLNRAPFVPRHFGWTDRKLRFINPTPPKLARTMLWAATKAPPDVRRIMLGFVREAAKEFVLGRKIF; translated from the coding sequence ATGAGTGAACTGACCAGCGCCGAAAAGCCGCTCTACGACGTCGCGATCCTGGGCTCCGGGTTCGCCGGCTCCATGCTGGGCTGCATCCTGGCCCGCAACGGGGCCAAGGTGCTGATGGTCGATGCCAAGGCACACCCGAAGTTCGCGATCGGCGAGTCGACGATCCCGAACATGCTGGTGTCGCTGCGTACCATGGCCGAGCGCTACCAGGTGCCGGAGCTGCTGGCACTGTCCACATACACCGGTTGCCAGCGGATCATCTCGCCCTGGCACGGAGTGAAGAACCACTTCGGGTTCCTCAACCACCAAGAGGGCAAGCAGCAGGACCCGATGCAGCTGACGATGTTCAACTTCCCGAAGCTGCTGCACGAGACCGCGCACATGTACCGGCAGGACACCGACGCGTACCTGTTCCACGCCGCCATCAAGTACGGCTGCGTCGCGCGGCTGAACTTCACGATCGCGGACGTCGACTTCGAGGACTCGCACGTCACGGTCAGCTCGACGCGCGGTGAGCAGTTCCGCGCGCGGTACGTCGTGGACTCCAGCGGATACCGGTCCCCGCTGGCCCAGAAGTTCAACCTCCGGGACGACCCGTGCCGGTTCAAGCACCACTCCAGGGCCATCTGGAACCACATGCTGACCGTCCCGTCGACCGACGCCGTCTTCAAGCGGGCGAAGGCCGACACCCCGCCGGTGCCCTGGTACGAGGGCACCGTGCACCACCTGTTCGAGCGCGGCTGGTTCTGGATCATCGCGTTCGACAACCACAAGTCCTCGCGCAACCCGCTGTGCAGCGTCGGGCTCACCATGGACGAGCGCCGCTACCCGCAGCGCGAGGGCGCCTCGGCCGAGGACGAGTTCTGGGAGCACGCCGCGCGGTTCCCGGACATCGCCCGGCAGTTCGAGGGCGCCCAGCCGATGCGCGAGTGGGTGCGCACGGACCGCCTGCAGTACTCGTCCAAGCAGACGGTGGGCGACCGCTGGGTGCTGCTGGCGCACGCGGCCGCGTTCCTCGACCCGCTCTTCTCCCGCGGCCTGTCGAACACCTGCGAGGCGGTCAACGTGCTGGCCTGGCGGATCCTGCGGGCGGTCAAGGACGACGACTTCTCCGCCGACCGCTTCGCCGACGTGGAGAAGCGGCAGCAGGCCCTGTTCGACGGCAACGACAAGCTGGTCAACGCCGCGTACATCTCGTTCGAGGACTACGACCTGTGGACGGCGGTGTTCCGGATCTGGGCCTGGGGCTCCAACGCTGGCACGTTCCGGGCGCACGAGGCGTTCCGCCGCTGGCGGGCCGACGGCGACGACCGGCACCTGATCGAGCTGGAGAACACCGAGAACCCGGGCCTGCACTGGTCTGACCACGTGGGCTACGGCGAGCTGTTCAACGACATGGTGCGCCAGTGCGACGACTTCGAGGCCGGACGGATCAACGCCCGGGAGGCGGCCGACGCGCTGTACGACCACCTCAACCGCGCCCCGTTCGTGCCCCGGCACTTCGGCTGGACCGACCGGAAGCTGCGGTTCATCAACCCCACGCCGCCCAAGCTGGCCCGCACGATGCTGTGGGCCGCGACGAAGGCGCCGCCGGACGTGCGCCGGATCATGCTCGGCTTCGTCCGCGAGGCCGCGAAGGAGTTCGTGCTCGGCCGGAAGATCTTCTGA